One Thermofilum pendens Hrk 5 DNA segment encodes these proteins:
- a CDS encoding ABC transporter ATP-binding protein yields the protein MSEDKVILKAENLKKWFTVRRGLFGGTVEVKALDGVSFELRAGEAVSLVGESGSGKTTLGKTILRLYEPTDGKLVFKGRDITHTPEKELMWYKRETGLVQQDPYGAMPSFMNIYRILEEPLIIHKVGSKEERAEMVFKALEEVRLTPVEDFAYKYPHMLSGGQLQRVAIARALILKPSLVVADEPVSMLDASVRVEILTLMRDLQEKRNISFIYITHDLSTTRYFSEWIFIMYAGHIVERAPTKTLLRNPLHPYTRALLSAIPDPDPENRKRYREVPPGEPPSLVNPPPGCRFAPRCPFATSRCRSEDPPEVEVEPGHYVKCWLFAGEAKA from the coding sequence GTGTCCGAGGATAAGGTTATACTGAAGGCGGAAAACCTGAAGAAGTGGTTCACTGTTCGGAGAGGTCTCTTCGGAGGCACAGTGGAAGTAAAGGCGCTTGACGGAGTTTCCTTCGAGTTGAGGGCAGGCGAAGCCGTATCGCTCGTCGGCGAGTCGGGTAGCGGGAAGACGACGCTGGGCAAGACTATCCTCCGCCTCTACGAGCCCACGGACGGTAAGCTCGTGTTCAAAGGTAGGGACATAACGCACACGCCCGAGAAGGAGCTAATGTGGTACAAGAGGGAGACCGGGCTCGTGCAGCAGGATCCATACGGGGCCATGCCGTCCTTCATGAACATCTACCGCATCCTCGAGGAACCCCTAATCATACACAAGGTCGGGAGCAAGGAGGAGAGGGCTGAAATGGTTTTCAAGGCCCTCGAAGAGGTAAGGCTCACCCCGGTAGAAGATTTTGCGTACAAGTACCCGCACATGCTTAGTGGCGGCCAGCTCCAGAGAGTAGCGATAGCGAGGGCGCTCATACTCAAGCCGAGCCTTGTCGTAGCCGATGAGCCGGTATCGATGCTCGACGCCTCCGTAAGGGTTGAGATCCTCACGTTGATGAGGGACCTGCAAGAGAAGAGGAATATTAGCTTCATCTACATCACGCACGACCTATCGACGACGAGGTACTTCAGCGAGTGGATCTTCATAATGTACGCCGGCCACATAGTGGAGAGAGCCCCAACGAAGACCCTACTCAGGAACCCGTTGCACCCGTACACGCGCGCCTTGCTCTCGGCAATACCCGACCCAGACCCCGAGAATAGGAAGAGGTACAGGGAGGTCCCGCCAGGAGAGCCGCCGAGCCTCGTGAACCCGCCGCCCGGGTGCAGGTTTGCGCCCAGGTGCCCCTTCGCGACGAGCAGGTGCAGGAGCGAGGACCCGCCCGAAGTGGAGGTCGAGCCAGGCCACTACGTTAAGTGTTGGCTCTTCGCCGGAGAAGCGAAGGCTTAG
- a CDS encoding ABC transporter ATP-binding protein yields MSSVLTVRNLRLYFSTRKGVVKAVDNVSFDLKKGETLAIVGESGCGKSSLARALIRLLPRNVHTFTGEIYINGNDVMKLSDEMFRRLIRWRKISMVFQGAQNSLNPVLKVGFQVAEPLMIHNNMSPEEALAEAKKYLRLVGIHESFADRYPFELSGGMKQRAVIAMALITHPDIIILDEPTSALDVITQANIINLLKRIKNEMGLSYIFITHDIAVTSELADRVAVMYAGEIVEIADADEFYTNPRHPYSEKLMASVPTLRTDKKLEFIPGAPPSLINPPPGCRFHPRCPYAYERCLRENPPPFELKTGSFVKCWLYHEGKR; encoded by the coding sequence ATGAGTAGCGTGCTCACGGTTAGAAACCTGCGCCTCTACTTCTCGACGCGTAAGGGGGTAGTCAAGGCTGTTGACAACGTGAGCTTCGACCTTAAGAAGGGAGAGACCCTTGCCATAGTCGGCGAGTCCGGTTGCGGTAAGAGCTCCCTGGCGAGGGCCCTGATAAGGCTCCTGCCGAGGAACGTCCACACGTTCACCGGAGAGATATACATCAACGGTAACGACGTGATGAAGCTCAGCGACGAGATGTTCAGAAGGCTTATACGCTGGCGTAAGATCTCCATGGTCTTCCAGGGAGCCCAGAACAGCCTGAACCCCGTCCTCAAGGTAGGCTTCCAGGTAGCGGAGCCCCTAATGATTCACAACAACATGTCCCCCGAGGAGGCCCTCGCAGAGGCGAAGAAGTACCTGAGGCTCGTGGGGATACACGAGAGCTTTGCCGACAGGTACCCCTTCGAGCTTTCGGGAGGTATGAAGCAGAGGGCTGTCATAGCTATGGCGCTAATCACTCACCCCGACATAATAATTCTGGACGAGCCGACGTCCGCGCTAGACGTAATCACGCAGGCCAACATAATCAACCTGCTCAAGCGAATTAAGAACGAGATGGGTCTCTCATACATCTTCATCACCCACGACATAGCGGTTACCAGCGAGCTAGCGGACCGCGTAGCAGTTATGTACGCGGGAGAGATAGTCGAGATAGCGGATGCAGACGAGTTCTACACAAACCCCAGGCACCCGTACTCCGAGAAGCTTATGGCGAGCGTACCAACTCTGAGGACGGACAAGAAGCTGGAGTTCATACCCGGCGCTCCTCCAAGCCTGATAAACCCGCCGCCCGGGTGCAGGTTCCACCCGAGGTGCCCCTACGCCTACGAGAGGTGCCTCAGGGAGAACCCCCCGCCCTTCGAGCTTAAGACCGGTTCCTTCGTTAAGTGTTGGTTGTATCACGAGGGGAAGAGGTGA
- a CDS encoding ABC transporter permease, translating to MSSRPVSGIKATLKELLTYKSGVLGLAILAFLVAFSIYAVVTIPYDQAIKLWRGSEDIWIENPRAVPPEWWEIFVGRKLPRTIKLDSRIQTFGVSKAVTPIAGTDMKLVSISFMFDYQYDDYPSELNIFFHAKYTKDPPIVKITIQRPDGLTLEIPRFSLRAPNDSLYYSISEEVRKALALYAATKYGANVSDLLDQLELTFGKYSREGLEKGNLPVEKGIYRMNIEATCFGEDSDLEAKVVIYGQVYGPAGTDNLRRPLEIALLWGAPVALAFGLTASLVTSMLQMIIATIGAWYGGVVDSVIQRITEVYMILPFLPFLIIIAAFYKVDIWVILTVVIVLSIFGAGIKSTRALVLSIKEYPYIEAAKAYGASDWRIIFLYIIPKIIPPIVPGLIGAVPGYVFLEAALSFLGLGDPFLPTWGKVLNDAYNGGALYRGYYYWVLEPSILLMLTAFAFAFLGFALDRIVNPRLREM from the coding sequence GTGTCCAGCAGGCCGGTCTCCGGGATTAAGGCCACGCTGAAAGAGCTACTCACTTACAAGTCTGGAGTGTTGGGGCTTGCGATACTAGCCTTCCTAGTAGCATTTTCTATCTATGCCGTGGTCACCATCCCTTACGACCAGGCTATAAAGCTTTGGAGAGGCTCGGAGGATATATGGATCGAGAATCCCCGAGCTGTGCCTCCAGAGTGGTGGGAGATCTTTGTCGGGAGGAAGCTTCCGCGCACGATAAAGCTTGACTCGAGGATTCAGACGTTCGGGGTCTCGAAAGCCGTAACGCCGATAGCTGGAACTGACATGAAGCTAGTGTCCATTAGCTTTATGTTCGACTACCAATACGACGACTACCCATCCGAGCTAAACATATTCTTCCACGCTAAGTACACGAAGGATCCACCTATAGTGAAGATAACAATCCAGAGGCCGGACGGCTTAACCTTGGAAATACCCCGCTTCTCGCTAAGAGCTCCTAATGACTCTCTTTACTACTCGATAAGCGAGGAAGTTAGAAAAGCTCTCGCGCTCTACGCCGCCACGAAGTACGGTGCCAACGTCTCCGACCTACTTGACCAGCTCGAACTAACCTTTGGAAAGTACTCGCGCGAAGGCCTCGAAAAGGGCAACCTTCCCGTCGAGAAAGGTATTTACAGGATGAACATAGAGGCTACTTGCTTCGGTGAAGACTCGGACCTGGAAGCCAAGGTTGTAATATACGGTCAGGTCTACGGCCCCGCTGGCACGGATAACCTGCGCAGGCCACTGGAGATAGCCTTGCTGTGGGGCGCGCCGGTAGCCTTGGCGTTCGGGTTGACGGCGTCTCTCGTCACGTCTATGTTACAGATGATCATAGCGACGATAGGTGCTTGGTACGGCGGCGTAGTAGACTCGGTGATTCAGAGGATAACCGAAGTATACATGATCCTACCGTTCCTGCCGTTCCTTATAATAATAGCGGCGTTCTACAAGGTGGACATCTGGGTTATCCTGACCGTGGTCATAGTGCTCAGTATCTTCGGAGCGGGCATTAAGAGTACGAGGGCGCTCGTGCTGTCCATAAAGGAGTACCCCTACATAGAGGCGGCGAAGGCTTACGGAGCCTCCGACTGGAGGATAATCTTCCTCTACATAATCCCGAAGATCATTCCGCCGATAGTCCCCGGGCTTATTGGTGCCGTTCCCGGCTACGTCTTCCTGGAAGCTGCTCTCTCGTTCCTCGGTCTGGGCGACCCCTTCTTACCTACGTGGGGCAAGGTTCTGAATGACGCGTATAACGGTGGCGCGCTGTACAGGGGGTACTACTACTGGGTATTGGAGCCCTCTATACTGCTCATGCTGACGGCCTTCGCCTTCGCATTCCTGGGGTTCGCGCTGGACCGAATCGTCAACCCGAGGCTTAGGGAGATGTGA
- a CDS encoding ABC transporter permease: MVSKKLVKHIALRAIVIYLTVVVAVYLTIIVANMGGKIDEFVLGDLYTSIYEQINRDPRYRSLPGPEKDKLVKQMFELEVKRLGYDRPFLERSFIYLKNALTLDLGRALFMTSDSGSRLVKNIILERLPNTVMLFTTVTVINFFIHLFLGLYLSRHYGSFFDKLVVALSPTSTLPGWFYGIFLILIFYTWLHVLPPGGMVDVPPPPDPISYALSVLKHMILPMASWIISGFFLGVYGTRTFFLIFSTEDYVEAAKAKGLPPRLIETRYILRPSLPPIVTNFALSLIGSWGGAIITETVFEWPGLGLVTWRAIQSFDTPVLVGITVIYAYLLAATVLILDFVYALIDPRIKAGIA; encoded by the coding sequence ATGGTCTCAAAGAAGCTAGTCAAGCATATAGCGCTGAGAGCTATAGTGATCTACCTAACGGTGGTCGTGGCTGTCTACCTTACAATTATAGTGGCCAACATGGGTGGTAAGATAGACGAGTTCGTTCTCGGAGATCTTTACACGAGTATCTACGAGCAGATAAACAGAGATCCCCGTTACCGCTCCCTTCCTGGTCCCGAAAAGGACAAACTGGTAAAGCAGATGTTTGAACTTGAGGTGAAGAGGCTCGGGTACGATAGGCCGTTCCTCGAGAGGAGCTTTATCTACCTTAAAAACGCCTTGACACTGGACCTTGGCAGGGCGCTTTTCATGACTAGTGATAGCGGCTCGCGCCTTGTCAAGAACATCATACTCGAAAGGCTACCTAACACCGTGATGCTTTTCACAACGGTAACAGTGATCAATTTCTTCATCCACTTGTTCCTGGGGCTTTACCTCTCCCGCCACTACGGAAGCTTTTTCGACAAGCTTGTAGTGGCCCTGTCGCCGACGTCGACTCTTCCCGGCTGGTTCTACGGGATTTTCCTCATACTGATATTCTACACCTGGCTCCACGTGCTACCGCCCGGAGGCATGGTGGACGTGCCGCCACCACCCGACCCGATTTCCTACGCGCTGAGCGTCCTCAAGCACATGATACTCCCCATGGCGTCCTGGATAATCTCGGGCTTCTTCCTAGGGGTTTACGGGACCAGGACGTTCTTCCTGATCTTCTCCACGGAGGACTACGTCGAGGCAGCGAAGGCTAAGGGGCTTCCGCCGAGGCTCATAGAGACTCGCTACATCCTGCGGCCCTCGTTGCCACCAATAGTAACGAACTTCGCGCTGAGCCTTATAGGCTCGTGGGGCGGCGCTATCATAACGGAGACTGTGTTCGAGTGGCCCGGGCTCGGGCTCGTGACGTGGAGGGCGATACAGAGCTTCGACACGCCGGTCCTCGTGGGCATAACCGTTATATACGCCTACCTTCTCGCCGCTACGGTGCTGATACTGGACTTCGTCTACGCTCTGATAGATCCGAGAATAAAGGCTGGTATAGCGTGA
- a CDS encoding ABC transporter substrate-binding protein: MNTKLSLLLVALLVAAFLAPLLSAQPQPLQGPWVDEVSFLKEGDPAKVMDMIAKGDVQVYFSDVRVDAAIAQRLKTDPNINYKYAFGLYFELTFNPVGPEFPKTGKLNPFSVPRIREAMNYIVDRNYIVNEIMLGFAVPKWLPLISQFPEYAKLADTVKLLEAQYSYNFEKGKEIIFEEMAKLGATYKDGKWYYKGEPVVIKFLIRTEDQRRRIGDYVADQLEKLGFTVERMYKTAREASPIWIRGNPADGQWHIYTGGWITTAVSRDDSSVWGYFYTPLGRPEPLWQAYKPDPVFMDIATRLWNGQFKTIEERQELMAKAAVLALKDSVRVWLVDQIVPYIYSKKVDLAADLSGGFSSPISLRTLRYVDKAGGSVKAAMREVLVEPWNPVAGTNWVYDAVLIGATQGYAFLISPYTGLPLPERAVSAEVYALKGTPTTSSSDWCKLTFVDKVEVPADAWYSYDVKNNKVVTAGEAGVKNAQFKIVVSYGDVIGKIKYHDGTTMSLADWVIGWPLTFARVDPSSPLYDESAVPSFQAWRSYFIAWRFVSTSPLVIEYYVNYTSPDVELIVSGFAGWPNFPWHALAIGIRAEEKGLLAFSADKADKMKVEWMNYIGGPSLDILSKMLDEALAEGYIPFKDFMSKYVSVDEAKARYNALKSWYAAHKHFWVGDGPYYLDTADYNAHVAVLKANRNYPDKSDRWAWLATPPIPEVAVRPPDNVVPGLEAVFTIQVTYKGQPYPNKRMDFVKFLVLDPAGNVLAKGSATPTAEGVWQAKLSPEDTGKLTPGPYRIMVIALSKDVASPAIKESPFTVIPQIAYFQTMVAGIRGQLESRIAGVETGVSEVRGKISDIANSVSSLQGTVNTVLALSVLSLIIAVVAVFLALRKPKAETAQKQ; encoded by the coding sequence ATGAACACCAAACTTTCATTACTACTCGTAGCACTGCTCGTAGCCGCATTCCTGGCTCCGCTTCTAAGCGCACAACCACAGCCACTCCAGGGTCCATGGGTAGACGAGGTATCCTTCCTCAAGGAAGGCGACCCAGCGAAAGTAATGGACATGATTGCCAAGGGAGACGTGCAGGTTTACTTCAGCGATGTCCGCGTCGACGCGGCGATAGCTCAGAGGCTAAAAACAGACCCCAACATAAACTACAAGTACGCCTTCGGGCTCTACTTCGAGCTAACGTTCAACCCCGTGGGACCGGAGTTCCCGAAGACCGGGAAGCTTAACCCCTTCAGCGTTCCGAGGATCAGGGAGGCTATGAACTACATTGTCGACAGGAACTACATCGTGAACGAGATAATGCTGGGCTTCGCTGTACCCAAGTGGCTACCCCTGATCTCCCAGTTCCCCGAGTACGCTAAGCTGGCGGACACCGTTAAGTTGCTCGAGGCACAGTACAGCTACAACTTCGAAAAGGGCAAGGAGATAATATTCGAGGAGATGGCGAAGCTGGGCGCAACGTACAAGGACGGGAAGTGGTACTACAAGGGAGAACCTGTTGTCATAAAGTTCCTGATAAGAACCGAGGACCAGAGGAGGCGGATAGGCGACTACGTTGCAGACCAGCTGGAGAAGCTCGGCTTCACCGTTGAACGAATGTACAAGACTGCGCGCGAAGCCAGCCCGATATGGATACGCGGAAACCCGGCAGACGGGCAGTGGCACATATACACCGGAGGCTGGATAACTACGGCTGTGAGCAGAGACGATAGTAGCGTCTGGGGATACTTCTACACTCCGCTCGGAAGACCTGAGCCGCTCTGGCAGGCTTACAAGCCGGACCCCGTCTTCATGGACATAGCTACTAGACTGTGGAATGGGCAGTTCAAGACCATAGAGGAAAGACAGGAGCTTATGGCTAAGGCGGCTGTCCTTGCTCTCAAGGACTCCGTTAGAGTCTGGCTGGTAGACCAGATAGTACCCTACATCTACAGCAAGAAGGTGGACCTTGCGGCCGACCTTAGCGGAGGCTTCTCATCTCCGATCTCTCTCAGAACCTTGCGCTACGTCGACAAGGCGGGAGGTAGCGTGAAAGCTGCCATGAGAGAAGTACTAGTAGAACCTTGGAACCCGGTTGCGGGGACGAACTGGGTCTACGATGCAGTACTTATCGGGGCAACACAGGGTTATGCGTTCCTCATAAGCCCGTACACAGGCCTACCGCTACCCGAGAGGGCTGTCAGCGCGGAGGTCTATGCGCTGAAGGGCACCCCCACTACTAGCTCGAGCGACTGGTGCAAGCTCACGTTTGTCGACAAGGTCGAAGTACCCGCGGACGCGTGGTACTCTTACGACGTGAAGAACAACAAGGTCGTGACGGCCGGAGAGGCCGGTGTAAAGAACGCGCAGTTCAAGATAGTGGTTAGCTACGGCGACGTCATAGGCAAGATAAAGTATCACGACGGGACAACGATGAGCCTCGCGGACTGGGTTATAGGCTGGCCTCTGACGTTTGCCAGGGTTGACCCGAGCAGCCCGCTTTACGACGAGTCAGCGGTTCCGAGCTTCCAGGCCTGGAGATCCTACTTCATTGCTTGGCGCTTCGTGAGCACTTCCCCGCTCGTGATAGAGTATTACGTGAACTACACGAGCCCCGACGTCGAGCTGATAGTATCCGGGTTCGCCGGGTGGCCTAACTTCCCGTGGCACGCCCTCGCCATAGGTATAAGGGCCGAGGAGAAAGGCTTGTTGGCGTTCAGCGCTGACAAGGCAGACAAGATGAAGGTTGAGTGGATGAACTACATCGGCGGACCGAGCCTCGACATCCTCTCGAAGATGCTCGACGAAGCCCTCGCGGAGGGCTACATCCCGTTCAAGGACTTCATGAGCAAGTACGTGAGCGTCGACGAGGCTAAAGCTAGGTACAACGCCCTTAAGAGCTGGTACGCGGCACACAAGCACTTCTGGGTGGGCGACGGTCCCTACTACCTCGACACCGCGGACTATAATGCTCACGTAGCTGTTCTCAAGGCTAACAGGAACTATCCTGACAAGTCCGACAGGTGGGCCTGGCTCGCAACTCCGCCGATACCGGAGGTCGCCGTGAGACCGCCGGACAACGTCGTGCCAGGGCTCGAGGCCGTGTTCACGATACAGGTTACCTACAAGGGCCAGCCGTACCCCAACAAGCGCATGGACTTCGTGAAGTTCCTGGTGCTGGACCCAGCCGGCAACGTACTCGCGAAGGGCTCTGCAACGCCCACCGCCGAGGGTGTCTGGCAGGCTAAGCTGAGCCCGGAGGACACGGGCAAGCTGACGCCCGGCCCCTACAGGATAATGGTGATAGCGCTGAGCAAGGACGTAGCGAGCCCGGCTATAAAGGAGTCTCCGTTCACTGTCATCCCGCAGATTGCCTACTTCCAGACCATGGTCGCCGGGATTAGAGGGCAGCTCGAGTCTAGGATTGCTGGCGTCGAGACTGGTGTAAGCGAGGTTAGAGGCAAGATATCGGACATCGCTAACAGTGTTTCGTCGCTACAAGGCACCGTCAATACCGTGCTTGCCCTTTCAGTGCTAAGCCTGATAATAGCTGTCGTGGCAGTCTTCCTCGCTTTAAGGAAACCAAAAGCAGAAACCGCCCAAAAACAATAA